In the genome of Candidatus Krumholzibacteriia bacterium, one region contains:
- a CDS encoding protein kinase, producing MIGSKLAHYEITAKLGSGGMGEVYRARDTHLVRDIALKVFSTDTDHDPERRARFRREATAVAALKHPNIVTIYSVEEDRGTLFITMELVEGKPLSHLITPAGMNFMQLLDIAIPVTDAISHAHEKGIAHRDLKPANIMLDAAGRPKILDFGLAKLIRGPANLEGSTVITDQSVTREGVVLGTASYMSPEQAEGKPTDSRSDIFSLGIILYEMATGQRPFQGDTTISTISSILKDTPPLVTELNRSLPNHMGRVVNRCLAKDPARRYQVGLDLKNELEGLREESSGVTSARVSSVSRPAAAAPPSASLPGGRGFVLQQPDTAAGSAAPAVAPPGGAPAGRRKRLYAAGAIVGVLALALGFWQPWRTRPASPGAGVATEGAPPHRPMAVVFPFENLGAPDDAYFAAGITDEITARLAGVSAMGVISRSSATQYDRSGKTMKQIREELGVDYVLEGTVRWARSPDGKGRVRITPQLVRAADDMHIWSTTYDRDIDDIFQVQSDIAGSVVQELGVSLLGEEQARLTEPPTENLAAYQAYLQAKELPTPALQENDARKVALLERAVALDPGFTAAWLELTKHHADSYRFVDRTEERLARAREALRGAEAVDPDHPLTRLARGYYYYYGFNDYDRALVEFTAAARGIPNDAEAQSSIAWIVRRQGKLEECVAILEKAMALDPRNLTIVRNTAGTYCALRRFERAAVLFERAIALDPKDDELRMSTFENCVALTGDLAAARRYLTAEPGKDPLFHAVAWCNAHMLERHWEQVLEVTETMDETGPLTGLAKSFFRGIAQNGLGDAAGKRVTMEKAIRLIRDALERSPGNPMLRQLLSNLYAYLGRSDEAIQEAKLAVDLTAKDLFEGPEQLENLASIYARTERHDEALELIDRLLDKAYSKPLTVNELRIDPRWDPLRASPRFQELLEKHGRGSL from the coding sequence TTGATCGGCAGCAAGCTCGCCCACTACGAGATCACGGCCAAGCTCGGCTCCGGCGGCATGGGCGAGGTGTACCGGGCCCGGGACACCCACCTAGTACGCGACATCGCCCTCAAGGTTTTCTCCACGGACACGGACCACGATCCGGAACGCCGGGCGCGCTTTCGGCGCGAAGCGACTGCGGTGGCCGCGCTCAAGCACCCCAACATCGTCACGATCTATTCCGTCGAGGAGGATCGAGGCACGCTCTTCATCACCATGGAGCTGGTGGAGGGCAAGCCCCTGAGCCACCTGATCACGCCAGCGGGAATGAACTTCATGCAGCTTCTCGACATCGCGATCCCGGTGACGGATGCCATCAGCCATGCCCACGAGAAGGGGATCGCCCACCGCGACTTGAAGCCGGCCAACATCATGCTCGACGCAGCGGGACGCCCGAAGATCCTGGACTTCGGCCTGGCGAAGCTGATCCGCGGCCCCGCCAACCTCGAGGGCTCCACCGTGATCACGGACCAGAGCGTGACCCGCGAGGGCGTGGTGCTCGGCACCGCGTCCTACATGAGTCCGGAGCAGGCGGAAGGGAAGCCGACGGACTCGCGCAGCGACATCTTCTCGCTGGGCATCATCCTCTACGAGATGGCCACGGGGCAGAGACCGTTCCAGGGAGACACGACGATCTCGACCATCTCCTCGATTCTGAAGGACACCCCTCCCCTCGTGACCGAGCTGAACCGGTCGCTGCCGAATCACATGGGCCGGGTGGTGAATCGCTGCCTCGCCAAAGATCCGGCGCGGCGGTACCAAGTCGGGCTCGACCTCAAGAACGAGCTGGAGGGGCTGCGCGAGGAAAGTAGCGGCGTCACGAGCGCGCGGGTCTCCTCCGTGTCGCGGCCAGCCGCAGCGGCGCCGCCCTCGGCGTCGCTGCCGGGCGGGCGCGGTTTCGTCCTGCAGCAGCCCGATACCGCTGCTGGGTCCGCTGCGCCCGCCGTCGCCCCTCCCGGTGGCGCGCCGGCAGGCCGGCGGAAGCGGCTCTACGCCGCCGGGGCGATCGTCGGCGTGCTGGCGCTCGCGCTCGGGTTCTGGCAGCCGTGGAGGACCCGACCCGCCTCGCCCGGCGCGGGCGTCGCGACGGAAGGCGCCCCGCCGCATCGGCCGATGGCGGTCGTCTTTCCCTTCGAGAACCTCGGCGCCCCGGATGACGCCTACTTCGCGGCGGGGATCACCGACGAGATCACGGCCCGCCTGGCCGGCGTCAGTGCGATGGGAGTCATCTCGCGCTCCAGCGCCACGCAGTACGACCGCTCGGGCAAGACGATGAAGCAGATCCGGGAGGAGCTCGGGGTGGACTACGTGCTGGAGGGCACGGTGCGCTGGGCGCGGTCGCCCGACGGCAAGGGCCGGGTACGGATCACTCCCCAGCTCGTCCGCGCCGCCGACGACATGCACATCTGGTCGACGACGTACGATCGCGACATCGACGACATCTTCCAGGTGCAGTCCGACATCGCTGGCAGCGTCGTGCAGGAGCTCGGCGTTTCGCTCCTGGGCGAGGAGCAGGCGCGCCTGACGGAGCCGCCCACGGAGAATCTCGCTGCCTACCAGGCCTATCTGCAGGCCAAGGAGCTTCCCACCCCGGCTCTGCAAGAGAACGATGCACGGAAGGTGGCGCTCTTGGAACGTGCCGTCGCGTTGGATCCGGGATTCACGGCGGCTTGGCTCGAGCTGACGAAGCACCACGCCGACTCTTACCGCTTCGTCGATCGGACGGAGGAGCGATTGGCGCGGGCCCGGGAGGCTCTGCGGGGAGCCGAGGCCGTCGATCCGGATCATCCGCTCACGCGCCTGGCACGCGGTTACTACTACTATTACGGCTTCAACGACTACGACCGGGCCCTGGTGGAGTTCACCGCCGCGGCACGGGGCATCCCGAACGACGCCGAGGCGCAGAGCTCCATCGCCTGGATCGTCCGCCGGCAAGGGAAGTTGGAGGAGTGTGTCGCGATCCTCGAGAAAGCCATGGCCCTCGACCCCCGGAATCTCACCATCGTGCGCAACACCGCCGGCACCTACTGTGCCCTGCGGCGTTTCGAACGCGCGGCTGTGCTCTTCGAGCGGGCGATCGCTCTGGATCCAAAGGACGACGAGCTCCGCATGTCCACCTTCGAGAACTGCGTGGCGCTCACCGGGGATCTCGCCGCGGCCCGCCGGTACCTGACGGCAGAGCCCGGGAAGGACCCTCTCTTCCACGCCGTGGCCTGGTGCAACGCCCACATGCTGGAACGCCATTGGGAGCAGGTGCTCGAGGTCACGGAAACCATGGACGAGACCGGCCCCCTCACCGGTCTGGCGAAGAGCTTCTTCCGCGGCATCGCCCAGAACGGCCTCGGCGACGCGGCGGGGAAACGCGTGACGATGGAAAAGGCGATTCGCCTTATCCGGGATGCCCTCGAACGGTCGCCCGGAAATCCCATGCTCCGACAGCTTCTCAGCAACCTGTACGCCTACCTCGGCCGGAGCGACGAGGCGATCCAGGAGGCCAAACTGGCCGTCGATCTGACGGCGAAGGACCTGTTCGAAGGTCCGGAGCAGCTGGAGAACCTGGCCAGCATCTACGCACGGACCGAGCGCCATGACGAGGCTCTCGAGCTCATCGATCGTCTCCTGGACAAGGCCTACTCGAAGCCGTTGACCGTGAACGAGCTGCGCATCGATCCGCGCTGGGACCCATTGCGGGCTTCGCCACGGTTCCAGGAGTTGCTGGAGAAGCACGGTCGGGGCTCGCTCTGA
- a CDS encoding AEC family transporter: MHLVGLFADNLLPVFLAAGAGYALAATLRPDPRALSHAAFYVFAPCLMFQIIVDNPMSPAVVLRMVGFASTVLLGGAALAGLLARWIGWPRPLASAIVLVVLLPNAGNFGLSANALAFGQEGLVQASLFFVTAAVLTFSVGVFVASVGRTNLRGALAGLWRVPAIWAVAVALLMTRLGWKLPGPAASTVHTLSQACVPVFLVILGLQLHATRSRAPVRPLIFAVCLRLLGGPLLALGLAPLFALDGPGRQAAILQASMPSAVICTVLAAEYDVEPGFVTSVVFFSTLLCPLTMTPLLAYLGA, translated from the coding sequence ATGCATCTCGTCGGCCTGTTCGCGGACAACTTGCTGCCGGTGTTCCTCGCCGCCGGCGCGGGATACGCGCTGGCGGCGACGTTGCGCCCCGACCCGCGGGCGCTCTCCCACGCAGCGTTCTACGTCTTCGCCCCGTGTCTCATGTTCCAGATCATCGTGGACAACCCGATGTCCCCGGCGGTCGTGCTCCGCATGGTGGGTTTCGCCTCCACCGTGCTTCTCGGGGGCGCCGCGCTCGCTGGCTTGCTGGCGCGCTGGATCGGCTGGCCGCGCCCTCTCGCCAGCGCCATCGTCCTCGTGGTGCTGCTGCCCAACGCCGGCAACTTCGGGCTCTCGGCGAACGCCCTCGCCTTCGGGCAAGAAGGCCTGGTGCAGGCGAGCCTCTTCTTCGTCACCGCCGCCGTGCTCACCTTCAGCGTCGGCGTCTTCGTCGCCTCCGTGGGTCGCACCAACCTGCGTGGCGCCCTCGCCGGTCTGTGGCGCGTGCCGGCGATCTGGGCCGTGGCGGTGGCGCTGTTGATGACGCGGCTGGGCTGGAAGCTACCCGGACCGGCGGCGAGCACGGTGCACACTCTGTCGCAGGCTTGCGTCCCGGTGTTCCTGGTGATCCTGGGTTTGCAGCTGCACGCCACCCGCTCCCGGGCGCCGGTGCGGCCCTTGATCTTCGCCGTGTGCTTGCGACTCCTGGGGGGCCCGTTGCTGGCGCTCGGTTTGGCGCCGCTCTTCGCTCTCGACGGACCGGGACGTCAAGCAGCGATCTTGCAAGCCTCCATGCCCTCCGCAGTGATCTGCACCGTTCTCGCCGCGGAGTACGACGTCGAGCCCGGCTTCGTCACCTCGGTCGTCTTCTTCTCGACTCTCCTCTGCCCCTTGACCATGACGCCGCTGCTCGCCTATCTGGGGGCTTGA